TCGTGTCTCATCGACCGCCTTGCCGCGCGAATCACAAACGCGGTGAGCAAGGAAATGCAGTTGCTGGGCGCGAGACTAGGCGTCCCGCTTATGTGCGGAGGCCATGTTGTTGGCGCGTTGCTGGTCGGCGAGAAGGGATCGGGACGCGACTACTCCTCCGAGGAGCGGGAATTGTTGGCCCTTTTCGGGCGCGGAGCAAGCACCGCACTGGAGAATGCGGTACTGCATCGCAGCGTAGCGCAGCAGCAGGGCCACTTGAAGGCCGTGATGGCCCATATCACTTCCGGTGTGGTAGTCATCGATAGCGCTCGCAATATCGCCATGATGAATGAGAGCGCCGAGCGCATACTCCAGATACGCGCAGGTGAAGTGCTCGGACGCAGCGTTCAGAAGCTGGGTTCCGGATTTGCGGACGTGGTATTGCGTGTGCTCGCCGAGAAGAAGCCGCTCCTCCGTCAGGAAGTGCGCGATCCGGCAATAGACGCCACGCTTGGACTGAGCGCCGCACCGGTGGCGGATGACGGCGTCGTGGTCGTGTTCTCCCGGCTCCCGCAGGAACAAGCACAGACCGAAGACGTCTCGTACAGCCCCTATTGGGAATTCCTTTCGGCGCGTGTGGCGCAGGAAATCAAGAACCCGCTGGTGGCAATCAACACGTTTGCCCAGCTCTTACCCCGGAAATACGATTCCGACGAGTTCCGGGCGCAGTTCGCGGAAGTCGTGCAAAAGGAAGTCAGCCGCATTAACCGGGTGGTGGAATCTCTGTTCGACTTTGCGCGGCATCCCCGCCTGGTCATGCAGAGCATCAATCTCAATGAGACGATCAATCAAGTCCTGGATACTTTTGTGGACAGGGCGCGGGAACAGCACGTTTCTATCGTTCGCGAGTTGGATTCGTCGTTGCCGCGGATCGAGGTGGATCCGCTGTACTTCTCGCAGGCCCTCTGCAATGTTGTCCAAAACGCGTGTGATTCGCTGACGACCGGCGGCACCATCCGCGTGGTTTCTCAGAAGAAGGACGATTGGTACGAGATTATCGTCACGGATAGCGGCAGCGGGGTCGCCGACCAGGCCGCGCCGCTCGTATTCTTGCCATTTTTCGGAACGCGCGAGCAAGGAATGGGGTTGGGTCTTACGGTAGCAAGCCGGATTATGAAACAGCATCACGGAGACCTTAAGATGCTGACGGGCCACCCAGGCGGAGCTTTTGCATTGCTGCTTCCCGCGCGCACGCGGGTGCACGGTGAGCACGCCGCCGGGGCCAAGATCGCCAGTGGACACTTGACCTCAGGAATTGTGAATGAAGACTATTCTCGCCACGGATGACGAGCCAAGCGTACGTGAGGCGTACCGGCTCATCCTGAATACGAAGTATCGAGTTCTTCTCGCCGAGGACGGGCCAGCCGCCCTGAAGATCATCGAGAGCACGCACGTCGATCTGGTTATTCTGGACTTGGTCATGCCCAAGATGGGCGGGCTCGAAGTCCTGGATGAAATTGCCAAGCGCGACGCCACAATACCGGTAATCGTAGTCACGGCTATTAAGTCCGTCAGTTCGGCCGTAGATGCGATTCGGAAAGGCGCCAAAGAGTACATCATTAAGCCTTTCGACGTGGATGAGTTGGCGCTAACCGTCGAGAGAACACTTGCCGGCCAGCAGAAAGACATCGAGCTTTCGATGCTGCGCGAGGCTGACTTCGCCGGCTTCGAGTCCATTATTGGCGGCAGTTCGGCGCTGCTGCAGACGCTGGCGTTAGCGCGCCGCGCCATGCAGGTGGACTCCACGGTCATGATCACCGGTGAGAGCGGAACAGGTAAGGAT
This genomic window from Candidatus Hydrogenedentota bacterium contains:
- a CDS encoding response regulator, with the protein product MNVVLVVADDRGIREALTVALQDTCLVLTEQGLEEALRRLISVQAEAIILDDTPSLGLGAVKRLRQAIPQVPIVALSSRSGPEIRAEFILAGARASLSKPFSCDDLLATLNEIFSHSAAPALVEPMPADPVVTSPGFTQYQTCMRWLNRAMNELDDPARLNQILGDAIVDIFDPVRSAVLRERDGAVYVAVSQGISPSVTRSLRLDFSSGLLRWFEENSCLIDRLAARITNAVSKEMQLLGARLGVPLMCGGHVVGALLVGEKGSGRDYSSEERELLALFGRGASTALENAVLHRSVAQQQGHLKAVMAHITSGVVVIDSARNIAMMNESAERILQIRAGEVLGRSVQKLGSGFADVVLRVLAEKKPLLRQEVRDPAIDATLGLSAAPVADDGVVVVFSRLPQEQAQTEDVSYSPYWEFLSARVAQEIKNPLVAINTFAQLLPRKYDSDEFRAQFAEVVQKEVSRINRVVESLFDFARHPRLVMQSINLNETINQVLDTFVDRAREQHVSIVRELDSSLPRIEVDPLYFSQALCNVVQNACDSLTTGGTIRVVSQKKDDWYEIIVTDSGSGVADQAAPLVFLPFFGTREQGMGLGLTVASRIMKQHHGDLKMLTGHPGGAFALLLPARTRVHGEHAAGAKIASGHLTSGIVNEDYSRHG